The Liquorilactobacillus nagelii DSM 13675 DNA window TAGGCAGGATTTAATAGGCAAGATCCTATCATATAGTTGTATTTTATTAATTGTTTTGGTAGTACTATCAATTTTTTTCTTTGTAGCCTCAAAAGGGATCGCAACATTTACGGTAAATCATGGCAATCTTTGGACATTTTTAACTGGTAAAACTTGGAATCCGATTGCAACTGATGCTAAAGGACAACCGGAAATCGGTGCGTTGCCAATGATTGTGGGGTCGTTTGGTGTTACGATTTTAGCAGCTTTATTCGCGACACCATTTGCAATCGGCACAGCTCTTTATATGACTGAATTAGCTTCTAAACGCGGCGAACGTTTACTGCAAAGTGTCGTTGAATTACTCGTGGGAATTCCATCAGTTGTTTATGGCTTTATTGGCTTATCGGTAATAGTTCCCTTCGTACGAAATCATTTTGGTGGTTCAGGTTATGGAATTTTATCTGGTTCATTCGTGTTATTTGTGATGGTTTTACCAACAATTACTTCAATGACGGTTGATAGTTTACGCTCGGTGCCGCGATTTTATAAAGAGGCATCTTTAGCTTTAGGAGCAACAAAGTGGCAAACAATTTACAAAGTTATTTTGCGTTCAGCTACCTCGGGAATTTTAACTGCAATTATTTTCGGGATGGCGCGAGCATTTGGTGAAGCGTTGGCAGTGCAGATGGTAATAGGAAATGCAGCTGTTATGCCTAAAGACCTGCTGTCATCGGCATCAACCTTGACCAGTATTTTAACGATGGGAATAGGCAACACTGTAATGGGAACAGTTGGTAATAATGCTTTATGGTCACTAGCTCTGGTCTTATTATTGATGTCACTACTATTCAATATTTTAGTCCGCTTAATCGGTCGAAAGGGAAGGATGTAGTATGAAAACAAAAATCCAAAATAAGATAGCGTTGACAACGATTAGAGTTATTGCTTTATTAGTTGTCTTGATCTTAATGTTCCTTTTAGGCGATATATTAATTGCCGGAGTGCCACATATTTCTTGGCATTTTTTAACTGCTCCTTCACAATCTTTTACTAGCGGTGGTGGAATTGGGGTACAACTTTTTAATTCATTTTACTTGTTATTTTTGACTTTAATAATTTCATTCCCGATTTCTTTAGGAGCTGGGATTTTCTTAGCAGAATATGCACCGAAGAATTTTCTGACGGCAACGGTTAGGATGTCAATTGAAGTTCTAAGTTCGCTACCATCAGTGGTTGTTGGTTTATTTGGTTTTTTATTGTTTGTAGTTCAAATGAAAATGGGCTTTTCAATTATTGCTGGGGCCATTGCGTTAACATTCTTTAACTTGCCGCTTTTAACAAGAAATATTGAAGAATCATTAACAGCTGTTTCTGATTTGCAACGAGAAGCTGGTATGGCATTAGGTTTATCTAAGTGGCGCACAGTAACCAGAATTATCTTGCCAGAGGCTTTACCAGGAATTATTACTGGCGTTGTCTTAGGAGCTGGAAGGGTCTTTGGTGAAGCTGCTGCTTTGATCTTCACGGCAGGCCAAAGTGCTACTAATATTGATTTTACACAATGGAATCCTTTGAATCAGGCAAGCCCGCTGAATTTAATGCGACCAGCTGAAACATTAGCAGTTCATATTTGGAAAATTAATTCTGAAGGCGTTATGCCGGATGCTAATGCAGTATCAGCAGGTTCTTCGGCAGTCTTGATTATCGCTGTTTTGTTCTTTAATTTATTAGCAAGGTTATTAGGGAATGCATTGTATCATAAATTAACAGCGACCAAAACCAGATAGGAGGACTCTAGTTAATGGATGTTGGAAAGTATAATTTAAACGAAAATAGTATTTTAAAGTTTTCGCCACAAGAACACGAGATTGCGATTGAAACGCAAGAATTAGGTGTTTATTATGGGAAAAAGCAGGCAATTTTTAATGGTAATTTGCAATTTGAAAGGTATCGAATTACGTCTTTAATTGGAGCCTCTGGTTCTGGAAAATCAACTTATCTTCGTTCATTAAACCGAATGAACGATGATATTGCGCAAGTCAAGGGTAAAATTATTTACCGTGGTTTGGATGTTAACAGCCCTAAAATCAATGTTTATGAAATGCGTAAACATATTGGGATGGTTTTTCAACGGCCCAATCCATTTTCAAAGTCAATCCGTTCTAATATTACTTTCGCTTTAAAACAAAATGGAATCAAAGATAAACAGCGATTAAATCAAATTGTTGAGTCAAGTTTAAAAGATGCAGCCTTGTGGGATGAAGTCAAAGATGATTTGGATAAAAGTGCCTTGGCCTTATCAGGTGGACAGCAACAGCGACTATGTATTGCACGAACGATTGCTATGAAACCCGATATTTTATTATTAGATGAGCCTGCGAGCGCACTAGATCCAATTTCAACCAGTAAGATCGAAGAAACTTTAATTGAACTAAAAAAGAAGTATACAATAATCATTGTAACTCACAATATGCAGCAAGCATCCAGAATTAGTGACTACACAGCTTTCTTTCACTTAGGACATATTATCGAGTATGATAAAACTAAACACTTATTTACAACGCCGAAAATTGCGGCAACAAACGATTATATTTCAGGTAATTTTGGTTAGGAGGAGCAATTGATGGCAGAATTTATTGAGACAAAAGATGTCCATTTGTACTATGGTGAAAAAGAAGCGTTGAAAGGAATCAATCTATCTTTTCCAGCAAAAGGTATTAATGCTTTAATTGGTCCATCGGGTTGCGGAAAATCAACTTATCTACGGACATTAAATCGAATGAATGATTTAATTCCGGGAGTGACTATGACTGGTAGTATCCAAATTAATGGCAAAAATATATACAGTCCTAAGATGGATACTGTTGAGCTACGTAAAAAAGTTGGGATGGTTTTTCAACAACCTAATCCTTTTCCTTTTTCAATTTATGACAATGTAACCTATGGTTTGCGAATTGCCGGCATTAAGGATAAACAGATTTTAGATGAGCGTGTTGAACAAAGTCTGAAACAAGCGGCTGTTTGGGATGAAATTAAAGATGATTTGCATAAAAGTGCTCTTTCTCTTTCTGGTGGGCAGCAGCAGCGAGTCTGTATAGCTCGGGTACTAGCTGTTAAACCGGACGTTATTTTATTAGATGAACCAACCAGCGCGCTAGATCCAGTTTCAAGTGGTTTAATTGAAGATATGTTACTAACAATTAGAGATGACTATACAATTATTATTGTGACCCATAATTTACAACAAGCTTCAAGAATTTCAGATCGAACCTCATTTTTCTTGAATGGAGAATTGATTGAAACTGGCAAAACAAAAGATATTTTTATGCGGCCGCATCAACAAGAAACAGATGACTATATTAGTGGCCGATTTGGTTAAGGGGGAATAAAAATGGCAAAAATTTTAGAGAATCAATTAGCGAGTCTGCACCAAGATTTTGCATCGATGGGTCGTGAAGTAGCGACGGCTATTCAACAAGCTGCGCAAGCCTTTAAACAAGAAGATCAGCAGTTAGCTAAACAAGTGGTTGATCACGATTTGCAAATTAATCAGCAAGAGATGTATCTTGAAAAAAAAGCTGCCCAGGTAATTGCTTTGCAGCAACCAGTTTCAAGTGATTTAAGAATTTTAATTACTATTTTAAAAGCCAGCTCAGATCTTGAAAGAATTGGTGACCACGCTGCTAGTTTTGCCCGAGCAACTTTACGCATTCCAGTTGACCAAAAAAATCCATTGATTGAAGACGCAATTTTTAAAATGAGTCAGCATGCTTATGAAATGTTGCAGCAGGTAATCCAAGCTTATGTCGACAATGATGAAAAAGCTGCTCGTCAAATTGCACAAGCTGATTCAAAAACGGATGATTACTTACGCTTGATTCGCAAAGAAGCCATGAGTTGCATGCAAACAGATCCAGATTTTGTTACTTTTGGGACGGAGTATATTGTAGTCGCCGCACACATCGAACGAATCGGTGATTATGTGACTAATGTTGCTGAATGGATTGTGTATACAAATTCAGGAAAAATTGTTGAATTAAGCAATAACTGAGTTTGAATTTCTTAAATTAAAATAAGTAATTAATTAAGTCGTAATTTTTCTTCTTAGTAGGAATAAGAACAAAAATTACGATTTTTTTGAATACGATTCAAAACAGCTCAAAAAATGATTGAAGTTTAAAACAAATTATGCTAATTTTAAAGTAAATGAAAATGATTCTCATTTATGACTGGAAGTGGAGTAATGGAATCTTTAGCAGAAATCAAATCTAAAGGTCGTTTTATCGTGGTTGATATTGTTGGTGACCCACGTTTTATCCGTAGATTAGCAGAACTTGGGATGGTTTTAAACACAAATTTAACAGTTGTTTCACCATCCCAAAATAATAGCGGTTTAGTAATTTTTTTAAGAGGGCAGCGTTTGGCTATCAGTCACACTTTAGCGACTAATATTTTAGTAAAAGGTGTCAATGAATTGGCAACAGCAAAAACTCAACCATTGTCGAGATTGACTGTTGGAAAGTCGGCAATCGTTGGCAAAATTATTGGTGATCGACCAGTCAAACGACGATTAATGGACATGGGCCTAACTAAAAATACTGTAGTCAAAGTTCACCAGGTTGCACCATTAGGTGATCCGATTGAATTGCTGGTTCGTGGTTATAAGTTAAGTGTACGCAAACAAGAAGCTGATTATATAATGGTACAGGAGGTAAGCCAATGAAGATGATTGCTTTGGCTGGAAATCCTAATAGCGGGAAAACAACCTTATTTAATTGGTTGACTGGTTCGAATCAGTCAGTTGGAAATTGGCCAGGAGTGACAGTTGAAAAAAAGCAGGGAATCTTACGAAACTATAAACAATTTGTTGTTCAGGATTTGCCGGGCATTTATTCATTGTCTCCTTACACGGCTGAAGAAGTTGTTTCACGTAAATATCTTGTGGAGCAAGCTCCAGATACAGTAGTTGACATCGTTGATGCGACCAATATTGAACGTAATTTGTATTTAACTTTACAGTTAATGGAAACTGGCCGACCATTGATTGTTGCGCTTAATATGATTGATTTGTTAAAAAAGCAACAACGTAAAGTGAATTTGAAAAAATTATCTTATTTACTAGGAGTTCCAGTAATTGGAATTTCAGCTCTAAAAAAGAAAAATCTTTCTCAGTTAGAAGAAACGATGATTGCCGAGACCAAGAAACAGACAAGTTATCCCTTTCCTAAATATGATGATCGTTTAGAATCGGCTTTAACGATGATTAGTCAACAATTAATTGGAATTGTTCCGGAAGAAAAAGCACGCTGGTATGCAATTAAATTATTTGAACGAGATGAACAAGTTGAACAAGAGCTGAATTTAGCAGTTGAACGTCAATCAGAGATTGAACAAACAATTGTTACCGCTGAAAAACTCTTTCAAGACACCAGTGATAGCATTGTTGTTAATGCACGCTATGATCTAATTTCGCAATATGTCAGAATGTGTGTTATTGATGAAAATGATTTTGTTACCAGCATGAGCGACCAAGTTGATCGGGTCATAACTAATCGCTGGTTAGCTTTACCAATCTTTTTTTTCGTCATGTGGCTGGTTTACTATTTGTCAATTCAAACGATTGGTACAATTGGGACTGATTGGGTCAATGATGTTTTGTTTGGTAAAGTAATTCCTGATACAGTTCAAGGTTGGTTGTCTCATTGGCAAGTAGCAGCGTGGATGCAAGGCTTGATTATCAATGGAATTATTAATGGTTTAGGTTCGGTTTTAGGTTTTGTGCCACAGATTATGATGTTATTTTTGTGTTTAGGGATTTTAGAAGATTGTGGTTATATGTCACGAATTGCTTTTGTGATGGATCGAATATTTCATCGTTTCAATTTATCAGGTAAGTCATTTATTCCTATGTTAATTTCAACTGGTTGTGGAGTTCCAGGGATTATGGCAACCCGGACAATTGAAAATGAAAAAGATCGTAAAATGACAATTATGTTAACGACGTTCATGCCTTGTTCGGCTAAATTAACTGTTATTGCATTAATTTCAGGAACTTTTTTTCCGCAACAAAGCTGGGTGGCACCATCAGCTTACTTTTTAGGAATGTTGGCCGTAGTTGGCTCAGGAATCTTCTTAAAGAAAACGCGTTTATTTGCTGGACCTCCGCAACCTTTCGTAATGGAATTGCCGGCTTATCATTTTCCCAAAGCTGGCAATGTTTTGCGACAAGTGGCTAACCGAGCAGCAAGTTTTGTTAAAAAGGCCGGAACGATTATTTTTGCATCATGTGTTTTGATTTGGTTTTTCTCTAGTTTTACTTTTACTTTGCAAATGACAGATCAGAATCATAGTATGCTGCGATATATTGGAGCAGCAATTGCCCCAGTTTTTGCACCACTTGGTTTTGGTGATTGGCACACAACTGTTGCTGTAATCGCAGGATTAATTGCTAAAGAAAATTGTGTCGGTACTTTGCGGATAACTTTTGGTAGCCCTACGGCAACTTCTTTTGCAGCAACTCTGCGTCAAGCGTATTCTCCAGTGGCTGGTTACTCATTTTTAGCCTTTAATTTGTTATGTGCTCCGTGTTTTGCGGCAATCGGTACAATGTATAAAGAATTTGGAGATACCAAATGGACATTACGAGCAGTTGGTTACCAGACAGCTTTGGCTTATTTAACGGCTATGTTGATTTATCAAGCTTCACAAATGCTTACTACTGGTTCGTTAGTTAGTGTTGCTTTAACAGGAGCAGTTATTTTAGTAATGGTATACGGTTTGTTTTTCAAGCGAGATGCCAGTGATGATTTGTATCAAGTTAAAAATGAAATTAGAGAGGAAGTTTTAAAATGATTGCAACCATTATTTTAGCAATAGTGATTTTTTCGGGTGTGGCTTATGTTATTTATACGCGATTTATCAAACATAGTGCGAGTGCAGGTTGCCATGATTGTGACGATGTTGGCTGCCCACTTGTGGATCCAGTTAAATTGCAACATCAAACTGCCAAGAAACATAATTGAAAAGTTTTTGAAAACTTAGTGAAAAACTTTCAAATTAAACCTGCGTTTTCATTTACTTTTGTGTTAGAATAAAAGTGTACTCAAAAGAGTAATACAATTTAGGAGGCTGTTTTATGTCATTCGTAAACGGTAATGAAATCTTTACTGCAGCTCGCAAGGGCCATTACGCAGTCGGTGCTTTTAACACCAATAACTTGGAATGGACTCGTGCCATTTTAAAAGCTGCTCAGGAAAAGAACACTCCAGTTCTGATCCAGGTATCAATGGGCGCTGCTAAATACATGGGCGATTACAAATTAGTTAAGAGCTTAGTTGAAAACGAAATGCGCGTAATGAACATCACAGTTCCAGTCGTAATGCATTTGGATCATGGTAACTATGAAGCTGCTAAAGAATGTATTGAAGCTGGTTATACTTCAGTTATGTTTGATGGTCATGATTTGCCATTTGAAGAAAACTTAGAAAAAACCAAAGAAATTGTTGCTTTGGCACATGCTAAGAATATTTCTGTTGAAGCAGAAGTTGGTTCTATCGGTGGTGAAGAAGACGGAATTATCGGTGAAGGTGAATTGGCTGACGTTGAAGAAGCAAAGAAAATTGCTGCTACTGGCGTTGACTATTTAGCATGTGGTATTGGTAATATCCATGGCAAATATCCGGCAAACTGGAAAGGCCTGCACTTTGATCGTCTGAAGGAATTAGCTGACGTAATTGAAACACCATTAGTATTGCATGGTGGTTCAGGCATTCCTCAGGAACAAGTTGTTAAAGCAATCAAGATGGGTATTTCTAAAGTTAATATTAATACAGAATGCCAGTTGGCTTTCGCTGCTGCAACACGTAAATACATTGAAGCTGGTAAAGATCAGCAGGGTAAAGGCTATGACCCACGTAAGTTATTGGCTGACGGAGCACAAGCAATTACTGATACTGTTGAAGAAATTATTGATTGGTTGGGAACACCTGCCGTTAAATAATTTACTTGTTTAGATTAAAAAAACCTGTTCCAAACTTTGGTTTGGTAACAGGTTTTTTTTGCAGAGAAAGATTAGTGATTATGCTCGTAAGTTGCAAAAAGTTGTTGAAGTAATTTAGGATCAGCTAAGACTTGTTTATCTAATTGCTGAACGACTTTTAAGAGTGCTAGATCACCCGTTTCAGCAAAAGTTGAGTGGCTAATCATTTCCTGATCTTTTTCGACATCGGCAAACCATTGTTCTAACTTTTCAGTAAAGCATTTAAAATCTTCTGCTTGACTAATAACAATCAACTCCCTTAGAATTGTTTTCTCTCTACAATTAATATTTTAATTCAGTGTAAGCGCTTTTACAAGTGGATAAAAATTATCTTTAATTGTCTATTTTTCAAAAAGAATTATAAATCAGTTTAAAGACTGTGCTAAAATAGAATTGTTACAGCACATTCCCGAGAGGATTCATTTTATGTGAAGCTGCCTTGTAACCAAATTATTGAATGGGGGAATTTATGTGTCGGAGAGACATTTATTTACATCAGAATCAGTTTCAGAGGGACACCCAGATAAAATTGCTGATCAAATTAGTGATGCCATTTTAGATGCTTTATTAGCAAAGGATCCAAATGCTCGTGTGGCGTGTGAAACAACAGTTACCACTGGATTGGTAGTGGTTGTTGGAGAAATTTCAACCAGTGCTTACATTGATATTCAAAAAGTGGTTCGTCAAACTATCAAGGAAATTGGATATACGGATGGGAAATATGGCTTTGATGGCGACAATTGCGCGGTTATGACAGCTATCGATGAACAATCACCAGATATTGCGCAAGGTGTTGATAAATCCTTAGAAAATCGTGAAGGCCAAGGAGATCCGCTTGATCAAATAGGCGCTGGGGATCAAGGAATGATGTTTGGTTATGCCATTAACGAGACACCTGAATTGATGCCATTACCGATTGCTCTTAGCCATCGATTAATGCGAAAAATTGCTGAAATCAGAAAACAGGGCGTTTTGAGTTATCTAGGACCGGATGCAAAAGCTCAGGTAACAGTTGAATATGACGAGAAAAATCATCCGGCTCGAGTAGATACAGTGGTTGTCTCAACGCAACATAGTGCTGAAACACCGCTTGAAACTATTCGGCGAGACGTAATTGAAAAAGTAATTAAAGCTGTTATTCCAGCTGAGTTATTGGATGACAAGACTAAGTATTTTGTTAACCCAACAGGTCGTTTTGTGATTGGTGGGCCTCAGGGTGATGCCGGTTTAACTGGTCGCAAAATTATTGTTGATACTTATGGTGGTGCTGCACACCATGGTGGTGGTGCTTTTTCTGGTAAGGACGCGACAAAGGTAGATCGTTCTGCAAGTTATGCTGCCCGTTACATTGCTAAAAATATAGTTGCTGCTAAAATTGCATCACAAGTTGAGGTTCAATTGGCTTATGCAATTGGTGTTGCACAACCAGTGTCAATTTCAGTTAATACTTTTGGAACTAGTCAAGTAGAAGACCAACGGTTAGTTGCGGCAATTCGTAAAGTGTTTGATTTGCGGCCAGCAGGAATTATTAAAATGCTTGATTTAAAACGACCAATTTATAAACAAACAGCTGCCTATGGTCATTTTGGTCGAACAGATATTGATTTGCCATGGGAACATACTGATAAAATTGACCAATTAAAAAAAGAATTACAAGTTTAAGTTAATTTCTAAGAAATCAGTTGCAGCTGGCTTAAAATTTTGCTATCATGAGTGCAATACATCAATGAATTAAGGACTAGTAGTTAGAGTTAGCATTTTATTAGAGAAAGTATGGCTGGTGAAAGTACTTATTTGCTGCTTCAAACGAACTCACCTTGAGTAATTTCTGTTGAATTAAGTAGGCAGGAACGGTGGTTTTACCGTTAGCAAACTTTAAGTGTCAGTTTAACGACTGGAAAATAGGTGGTACCGCGAGTTTTGTTTGCTCGTCCTATATTGACTTTTGTCAGTATAGGACTTTTTTTAACTTTTTGAAAGGGAAGGATCTATTTATTATGGCGTACGAGCATCAAAAGATTGAGAAAAAATGGCAGCATTATTGGGAAGCGCATAAAACTTTCAAAGCTACTGAGAATACTGATCAAAAGAAATATTATGCGTTAGATATGTTTCCTTATCCATCAGGTCAAGGACTGCATGTCGGTCATCCAGAAGGGTATACGGCAACCGATATTATTGCACGAATGAAACGAATGCAGGGATTTGACGTCTTGCATCCAATGGGCTGGGACGCTTTTGGCTTGCCGGCAGAACAGTACGCTTTGAATACGGGCCATTCACCACGTGAATTTACCAAAGTTAATATCAATAATTTTCGGCGCCAGATAAAATCACTTGGTTTGTCGTATGATTGGGATCGAGAAATTAATACTACTGATCCTTCATACTATAAATGGACGCAGTGGATTTTTGAAAAATTATACGAGAAGGGCTTGGCATATGAGGCTGAAGTTCCCGTAAATTGGAGCCCAGATTTGGGAACAGTAGTTGCTAATGAAGAAGTCATTGATGGGAAGACTGAGCGTGGTGGTTTCCCAGTTATTCGCAAGCCAATGCGTCAGTGGGTACTTAAAATCACAGCCTATGCTGATCGCTTAATCGATGATTTGGATGATTTGGATTGGCCGGAAAACATTAAAGAACAACAGCGTAACTGGATTGGTCGTTCGATTGGTGCCAGTATTAAATTTGCTGTGGCGGGTAAAGAAAATCTCAATATAGAAGTTTTTTCAACCCGACCTGATACTATTTTTGGTGTTTCTGGTATGGTTTTGGCACCGGAACTGGATTTAGTTAAAGAATTGACAACTCCAGAGCAAAAAGAGGCTGTTGAAGAGTATGTAAATAAAGTAGCTCATAAATCTGATCTAGAACGAACGGATTTGGCTAAAGAAAAAACAGGTGTCTTTACGGGAAGCTATGCAATAAACCCGGTAAATGGTGAAAAAGTACAAATTTGGATTGCTGACTATGTTTTAGCAACTTATGGAACTGGTGCGGTTATGATTGTTCCAGCTCATGATGATCGTGATTATGAATTTGCTAAGAAATTTGCTTTACCGATTGTTCCAGTTATCGAAGGTGGCGATATTGAAAAAGCTGCATATACTGGTGATGGTACACACATCAATTCTGGTTTTTTAAACGGTTTGAATAAGCAGGATGCAATTGATAAAATTATTGATTGGCTCCAAGAAAGACAAATTGGTAAGAAAAAAGTTAATTATCATTTACGAGATTGGCTCTTTTCGCGTCAACGTTATTGGGGTGAACCAATTCCAGTTATTCATTGGGAAGATGGTGAAACAACATTAGTACCAGAAGATCAGTTGCCATTACGCTTACCAAAAGCAAAAGACATTAAGCCTTCTGGTACTGGAGAAAGCCCATTAGCTAACTTGGATGATTGGGTAAACGTAGTTGATAAAAATGGTCGTAAAGGCAAACGTGAAACGAATACGATGCCACAATGGGCTGGTAGCTCATGGTATTTCTTACGTTATGTTGATCCACATAATCAAGGAGCAATTGCAGATTATCATAAATTAGAAGATTGGATGCCGGTTGATTTATATGTTGGTGGAGCTGAGCATGCCGTTTTGCATCTGTTGTACGCTCGTTTCTGGCATAAATTTTTATATGATATTGGTGTTGTGCCAACTAAAGAACCATTCCATAAATTAGTTAATCAAGGGATGATTTTAGGTGACAATCACGAGAAAATGTCGAAATCTAAGGGGAATGTTGTTAACCCTGACGAAATTGTTGAACAGTATGGTGCTGACACATTGCGATTATATGAGATGTTTATGGGCCCCTTAGATGCCTCGATTGCTTGGAGTGAGGATGGTTTAAATGGTGCTTATAAATTCATTAAGCGTATTTGGCGGTTATTGATTGACGAAAATGATAGTTTGCGCGATCGGGTAACTACGTTAAATGATGGTAAATTAGATCATGTTTATCACCAGACTGTCAAGAAGGTAACTGAAGATTTTTCGGCGATGCATTTTAATACAGCAATTTCACAGTTGATGGTTTTTGTTAACGACGCCTACAAAGCAGATGCGCTTCCATTAGACTATATGGAAGGTTTTGTTAAAATGATTT harbors:
- the leuS gene encoding leucine--tRNA ligase, with translation MAYEHQKIEKKWQHYWEAHKTFKATENTDQKKYYALDMFPYPSGQGLHVGHPEGYTATDIIARMKRMQGFDVLHPMGWDAFGLPAEQYALNTGHSPREFTKVNINNFRRQIKSLGLSYDWDREINTTDPSYYKWTQWIFEKLYEKGLAYEAEVPVNWSPDLGTVVANEEVIDGKTERGGFPVIRKPMRQWVLKITAYADRLIDDLDDLDWPENIKEQQRNWIGRSIGASIKFAVAGKENLNIEVFSTRPDTIFGVSGMVLAPELDLVKELTTPEQKEAVEEYVNKVAHKSDLERTDLAKEKTGVFTGSYAINPVNGEKVQIWIADYVLATYGTGAVMIVPAHDDRDYEFAKKFALPIVPVIEGGDIEKAAYTGDGTHINSGFLNGLNKQDAIDKIIDWLQERQIGKKKVNYHLRDWLFSRQRYWGEPIPVIHWEDGETTLVPEDQLPLRLPKAKDIKPSGTGESPLANLDDWVNVVDKNGRKGKRETNTMPQWAGSSWYFLRYVDPHNQGAIADYHKLEDWMPVDLYVGGAEHAVLHLLYARFWHKFLYDIGVVPTKEPFHKLVNQGMILGDNHEKMSKSKGNVVNPDEIVEQYGADTLRLYEMFMGPLDASIAWSEDGLNGAYKFIKRIWRLLIDENDSLRDRVTTLNDGKLDHVYHQTVKKVTEDFSAMHFNTAISQLMVFVNDAYKADALPLDYMEGFVKMISPVVPHLAEELWTKLGHVGTITYEKWPTYDKDKLVENTVQVVVQVNGKVRQHLTIAKGTAKAELQKLALADVKVQNAIADKKIIKVIVVPDKLVSLVIK